In Pyrus communis chromosome 8, drPyrComm1.1, whole genome shotgun sequence, one genomic interval encodes:
- the LOC137742067 gene encoding DEAD-box ATP-dependent RNA helicase 20-like: MSYVPPHLRSSSRTTTTTTTTTTTTTAKPSSRTLDDQSKLSSSNSHINNDKSSGAASFSSFSHSNASSRWSSGALSQASRARPDSVVPQWKPSDRVLGMKPEMIEEVCLRLNLDVSVSPDSASAPAPIESFTDMCLHPSIMKDIDNHGYTTPTSIQAQAMPVALSGRDLLGCAETGSGKTAAFAIPMIQHCLAQPPVQRGDGPLALVLAPTRELAQQIEKEVKAFSASLESFRTAIVVGGTNISEQRSELRAGVDVVVATPGRFIDHLQQRNTSLTRISFVVLDEADRMLDMGFEPQIREVMRNLSEKHQTLLFSATMPEEIEELAQEYLTKPVQVKVGKVSSPTANVTQTLEKVPESEKTDRLLALLVEEASRVEGTGHPFPLTIVFVERKTRCDEVAEALVAQGLHAVALHGGRTQTEREAALRDFRKGTTSILVATDVASRGLDVSGVAHVINLDLPKSMEDYVHRIGRTGRAGSMGQSTSFYTDRDMFLVANIKKAISDAGSGNAVAFATGKTARRKEKEAAAAQKQARVALSNSSTAGPASVNIEDKYRFMFADSNNKKEGAADSAWDD, encoded by the exons ATGTCGTACGTGCCTCCGCACCTGAGGTCGAGCTCACGaaccaccacaaccaccacaaccaccaccaccaccaccaccgccaaaCCCTCGTCCCGAACCCTAGACGATCAGAGCAAGCTCTCCTCCTCAAACTCTCACATCAACAACGATAAGTCGTCCGGTGCTGCTTCCTTCTCCAGCTTCTCGCACTCCAATGCCTCCTCCCGCTGGAGCTCCGGCGCTCTCTCCCAGGCCAGCAGAGCTCGCCCTGACTCCGTCGTCCCTCAGTGGAAGCCCTCCGACCGCGTCCTTGGCATGAAGCCTGAAATG ATTGAAGAGGTTTGTTTGCGGCTTAATTTGGATGTTTCTGTTAGTCCCGACTCTGCTTCTGCTCCGGCACCGATTGAGTCTTTCACAGATATG TGTTTGCACCCTAGCATCATGAAGGATATCGACAATCATGGATACACTACACCAACATCCATTCAGGCTCAAGCTATGCCAGTTGCCCTCAGTGGGAGGGACCTATTAGGCTGTGCTGAAACTGGCAGTGGGAAAACTGCTGCATTTGCCATTCCCATGATACAG CATTGCTTGGCTCAACCTCCTGTTCAGCGTGGTGATGGACCACTAGCTCTGGTATTGGCTCCGACTAGAGAGCTTGCCCAACAAATTGAAAAAGAG GTCAAAGCTTTTAGTGCATCTCTCGAGTCCTTCAGAACTGCAATTGTGGTCGGTGGAACCAACATTTCTGAGCAG AGGTCTGAGCTACGAGCAGGAGTTGATGTAGTGGTTGCCACTCCTGGAAGATTTATAGATCATTTACAACAAAGGAACACTTCTCTCACTAGAATTTCTTTTGTTGTTCTAGATGAAGCTGATAGAATGCTTGACATGGGATTTGAACCGCAGATAAGAGAG GTGATGCGGAACCTTTCTGAAAAGCATCAAACTTTGCTGTTCAGTGCAACTATGCCTGAAGAGATAGAAGAATTAGCTCAG GAATACTTAACTAAACCTGTGCAAGTGAAGGTAGGAAAAGTGAGTAGCCCTACAGCAAACGTAACTCAGACTTTGGAGAAggttcctgagagtgagaag ACTGATCGGCTTTTGGCTTTGCTCGTAGAGGAGGCATCTCGGGTTGAAGGAACTGGCCATCCCTTTCCCTTAACTATTGTATTTGTTGAAAGGAAG ACGAGATGTGACGAAGTTGCTGAAGCTTTGGTAGCACAAGGGTTGCATGCAGTTGCTCTTCACGGTGGTCGTACTCAAACTGAACGAGAGGCTGCTCTACGTGATTTTAGAAAAGGCACTACCAGTATTTTG GTCGCCACTGATGTTGCATCTCGCGGTTTGGATGTCTCaggagttgcacatgttatcaATTTGGATCTTCCAAAG AGCATGGAAGATTATGTGCACCGGATTGGAAGAACAGGAAGAGCAGGATCAATGGGACAATCTACTTCCTTTTACACTGATCGTGACATG TTCCTCGTGGCAAATATAAAGAAAGCAATATCAGATGCTGGATCTGGGAATGCTGTGGCTTTTGCAACTGGGAAG ACTGcaagaaggaaagagaaagaagcagCAGCTGCTCAAAAGCAAGCTAGGGTTGCCTTATCCAATAGCTCAACAGCGGGACCAGCATCAGTAAACATTGAGGATAAGTATCGGTTCATGTTTGCTGATTCGaacaataaaaaagaaggtGCAGCAGATAGTGCTTGGGACGATTGA
- the LOC137742288 gene encoding protein NETWORKED 4A isoform X1 → MANSLVESNKTMKRLESRKSHSWWWDSHIGPKNSKWLADNLEEMDRSIKRMLKLVEEDGDTFAKKAEMYYQKRPELIAHVEEFYRLYRSLAERYDHVTGELRKNAPSDLQSQSSCLSDIGSELPSALPSPDVQPGRLGRRKSGPRAAGFDFFLGPGGNGSDNYQKEGDESSSLTDSEPESDDSSVNNYSTPLSNGLDHGQTRKIIEMEIELREVKEKLRMLQEESVDSSFTGTKPDHSDEFPAKIAEYEQELTTTNEKLRESEEEIARLNIKLKRYESPQHNNGIKVALEPESAQHNNGLKLALEPESPQHNNGLKLALELSKPKEAKIHEGELDREINELSEIHKRVGGSGEVQDPGSKIEALMKELRATKDRLQHSEKEIASLRQQLESNKASEEIRRLQGQLVSANKDISSWKTKFNTEKREVSKLQERISRLKNSLTDRDNEVMDLKIAVSDAEEKIFPEKAQVKAEISRLQLERTRLEEQIKDWESRARLLEDEIRQMKSGKAEMEERLNGEIAQLNADILERSNQMENLNKALDAMKTERYELSTKATTLQAEVSSRDDQINEINKTLQHMQTEHQELLNGAEGERKQVEELTERAKELEEEIQRQRVVIMEGAEEKREAIRQLCFSLEHYRNGYHRLRQACMGNKRVPVLAT, encoded by the exons ATGGCCAACTCCTTG GTTGAGTCCAATAAGACTATGAAGAGATTAGAATCAAGAAAGTCTCATTCGTGGTGGTGGGATAGTCACATCGGTCCCAAGAACTCTAAGTGGCTTGCAGATAATCTCGAGG AGATGGATCGGAGCATCAAACGGATGTTGAAGCTGGTTGAAGAGGATGGGGATACATTTGCAAAAAAGGCAGAAATGTATTATCAAAAGAGGCCTGAATTGATTGCTCATGTTGAAGAGTTTTATCGCTTGTACCGGTCCCTGGCCGAACGTTATGATCATGTGACAGGAGAATTGCGGAAGAATGCACCCTCAGATCTCCAATCCCAGAGTTCATGCCTTTCTGACATTGGTTCAGAACTCCCATCTGCATTGCCATCTCCTGATGTCCAACCTGGAAGACTAGGTCGTCGGAAATCTGGCCCTCGTGCTGCTGGCTTTGATTTCTTCCTTGGCCCTGGTGGAAACGGCTCAGATAATTACCAGAAAGAGGGAGACGAATCATCTTCATTAACCGATTCCGAGCCAGAATCTGATGATTCTTCAGTCAACAATTATTCAACTCCCTTGTCAAATGGTCTTGATCATGGGCAGACGAGAAAGATAATTGAAATGGAAATTGAGCTTCGTGAAGTGAAGGAGAAGCTCCGGATGCTGCAGGAAGAAAGTGTAGACAGTTCATTCACGGGTACAAAACCTGATCATTCCGATGAATTTCCTGCAAAAATTGCAGAATATGAGCAGGAGCTGACAACCACAAATGAAAAATTGCGGGAATCGGAAGAAGAGATTGCCAGGTTGAACATCAAGCTCAAAAGGTACGAGTCTCCGCAGCATAATAATGGTATTAAGGTTGCACTTGAACCAGAGTCTGCACAACATAATAATGGTCTTAAGCTTGCACTTGAACCAGAGTCTCCGCAACATAATAATGGTCTTAAGCTTGCACTTGAATTATCAAAACCGAAAGAGGCCAAGATACATGAGGGTGAGCTAGACAGGGAGATAAATGAATTGTCAGAGATTCATAAAAGGGTTGGTGGGTCGGGAGAAGTTCAAGACCCAGGTAGCAAGATTGAGGCATTGATGAAAGAGCTTAGAGCCACAAAAGATAGACTTCAACATTCAGAAAAAGAGATTGCAAGTTTGAGACAGCAACTTGAGAGTAATAAAGCCTCTGAGGAAATCCGACGGTTGCAGGGTCAACTTGTATCCGCTAACAAGGATATTTCTTCGTGGAAAACAAAGTTCAACACAGAGAAACGAGAGGTGTCCAAACTGCAGGAACGAATTTCAAGGTTGAAAAATAGTTTAACAGACAGGGACAATGAAGTCATGGATTTGAAAATAGCAGTGTCTGATGCCGAGGAGAAGATTTTCCCCGAGAAAGCACAGGTTAAGGCTGAAATATCTCGATTGCAATTAGAACGGACACGTTTAGAGGAGCAAATTAAAGACTGGGAATCTCGTGCTCGGTTGTTGGAAGACGAAATCAGACAGATGAAGTCTGGAAAAGCAGAAATGGAGGAGAGACTGAATGGCGAGATCGCACAGTTGAACGCAGACATCCTTGAGAGAAGCAACCAAATGGAGAATTTAAACAAGGCCCTTGATGCAATGAAAACAGAAAGATATGAGCTCAGCACCAAAGCCACAACGCTACAGGCAGAGGTGAGTTCAAGAGACGATCAGATCAATGAGATAAACAAGACCTTGCAGCATATGCAGACGGAACATCAAGAACTGCTCAACGGGGCTGAAGGGGAGCGTAAACAGGTGGAGGAGCTGACAGAAAGAGCAAAGGAACTCGAAGAGGAGATTCAGAGGCAAAGAGTTGTGATCATGGAAGGagcagaagaaaaaagagaagctATAAGGCAGCTATGCTTCTCGCTCGAACATTACAGGAACGGATACCATAGGCTTAGACAGGCGTGCATGGGAAACAAGAGAGTTCCAGTTTTGGCAACTTAA
- the LOC137742288 gene encoding protein NETWORKED 4A isoform X2 produces MKRLESRKSHSWWWDSHIGPKNSKWLADNLEEMDRSIKRMLKLVEEDGDTFAKKAEMYYQKRPELIAHVEEFYRLYRSLAERYDHVTGELRKNAPSDLQSQSSCLSDIGSELPSALPSPDVQPGRLGRRKSGPRAAGFDFFLGPGGNGSDNYQKEGDESSSLTDSEPESDDSSVNNYSTPLSNGLDHGQTRKIIEMEIELREVKEKLRMLQEESVDSSFTGTKPDHSDEFPAKIAEYEQELTTTNEKLRESEEEIARLNIKLKRYESPQHNNGIKVALEPESAQHNNGLKLALEPESPQHNNGLKLALELSKPKEAKIHEGELDREINELSEIHKRVGGSGEVQDPGSKIEALMKELRATKDRLQHSEKEIASLRQQLESNKASEEIRRLQGQLVSANKDISSWKTKFNTEKREVSKLQERISRLKNSLTDRDNEVMDLKIAVSDAEEKIFPEKAQVKAEISRLQLERTRLEEQIKDWESRARLLEDEIRQMKSGKAEMEERLNGEIAQLNADILERSNQMENLNKALDAMKTERYELSTKATTLQAEVSSRDDQINEINKTLQHMQTEHQELLNGAEGERKQVEELTERAKELEEEIQRQRVVIMEGAEEKREAIRQLCFSLEHYRNGYHRLRQACMGNKRVPVLAT; encoded by the exons ATGAAGAGATTAGAATCAAGAAAGTCTCATTCGTGGTGGTGGGATAGTCACATCGGTCCCAAGAACTCTAAGTGGCTTGCAGATAATCTCGAGG AGATGGATCGGAGCATCAAACGGATGTTGAAGCTGGTTGAAGAGGATGGGGATACATTTGCAAAAAAGGCAGAAATGTATTATCAAAAGAGGCCTGAATTGATTGCTCATGTTGAAGAGTTTTATCGCTTGTACCGGTCCCTGGCCGAACGTTATGATCATGTGACAGGAGAATTGCGGAAGAATGCACCCTCAGATCTCCAATCCCAGAGTTCATGCCTTTCTGACATTGGTTCAGAACTCCCATCTGCATTGCCATCTCCTGATGTCCAACCTGGAAGACTAGGTCGTCGGAAATCTGGCCCTCGTGCTGCTGGCTTTGATTTCTTCCTTGGCCCTGGTGGAAACGGCTCAGATAATTACCAGAAAGAGGGAGACGAATCATCTTCATTAACCGATTCCGAGCCAGAATCTGATGATTCTTCAGTCAACAATTATTCAACTCCCTTGTCAAATGGTCTTGATCATGGGCAGACGAGAAAGATAATTGAAATGGAAATTGAGCTTCGTGAAGTGAAGGAGAAGCTCCGGATGCTGCAGGAAGAAAGTGTAGACAGTTCATTCACGGGTACAAAACCTGATCATTCCGATGAATTTCCTGCAAAAATTGCAGAATATGAGCAGGAGCTGACAACCACAAATGAAAAATTGCGGGAATCGGAAGAAGAGATTGCCAGGTTGAACATCAAGCTCAAAAGGTACGAGTCTCCGCAGCATAATAATGGTATTAAGGTTGCACTTGAACCAGAGTCTGCACAACATAATAATGGTCTTAAGCTTGCACTTGAACCAGAGTCTCCGCAACATAATAATGGTCTTAAGCTTGCACTTGAATTATCAAAACCGAAAGAGGCCAAGATACATGAGGGTGAGCTAGACAGGGAGATAAATGAATTGTCAGAGATTCATAAAAGGGTTGGTGGGTCGGGAGAAGTTCAAGACCCAGGTAGCAAGATTGAGGCATTGATGAAAGAGCTTAGAGCCACAAAAGATAGACTTCAACATTCAGAAAAAGAGATTGCAAGTTTGAGACAGCAACTTGAGAGTAATAAAGCCTCTGAGGAAATCCGACGGTTGCAGGGTCAACTTGTATCCGCTAACAAGGATATTTCTTCGTGGAAAACAAAGTTCAACACAGAGAAACGAGAGGTGTCCAAACTGCAGGAACGAATTTCAAGGTTGAAAAATAGTTTAACAGACAGGGACAATGAAGTCATGGATTTGAAAATAGCAGTGTCTGATGCCGAGGAGAAGATTTTCCCCGAGAAAGCACAGGTTAAGGCTGAAATATCTCGATTGCAATTAGAACGGACACGTTTAGAGGAGCAAATTAAAGACTGGGAATCTCGTGCTCGGTTGTTGGAAGACGAAATCAGACAGATGAAGTCTGGAAAAGCAGAAATGGAGGAGAGACTGAATGGCGAGATCGCACAGTTGAACGCAGACATCCTTGAGAGAAGCAACCAAATGGAGAATTTAAACAAGGCCCTTGATGCAATGAAAACAGAAAGATATGAGCTCAGCACCAAAGCCACAACGCTACAGGCAGAGGTGAGTTCAAGAGACGATCAGATCAATGAGATAAACAAGACCTTGCAGCATATGCAGACGGAACATCAAGAACTGCTCAACGGGGCTGAAGGGGAGCGTAAACAGGTGGAGGAGCTGACAGAAAGAGCAAAGGAACTCGAAGAGGAGATTCAGAGGCAAAGAGTTGTGATCATGGAAGGagcagaagaaaaaagagaagctATAAGGCAGCTATGCTTCTCGCTCGAACATTACAGGAACGGATACCATAGGCTTAGACAGGCGTGCATGGGAAACAAGAGAGTTCCAGTTTTGGCAACTTAA